The following nucleotide sequence is from Barnesiella viscericola DSM 18177.
TGACCCGCAACCAGGTCCGACAGCTGGGCTGCAACGAACAACTGTTCAAACAGATTGTCAAGACAGCCTTCAACCAGCGGCGAAAAACCATGCGCAACTCGTTGCGAAGTCTGGTCGGGAAAGAGTGCGAGGTACTGGCCGACCCCATCTTCGACGAGCGTCCCGAACGACTGTCGGTCGAGCGGTTCATCGCCCTCACCAACCTGTTAGAGAATTACATCACCTCATAATCAACTTGCCGGAATACCGTCTGCTGCTCCACCCTGTTCCGGCCCCAAACCCAAGGAGGCAGAAACATGGAAAAGTTTACGCCCGAATACATACAGAACGTTCAGCAAATCATCAAGAACGACGAGAAAGACAAGGCCCGCGAGCTGCTCAAAGACCTGCACCCCGCCGACATTGCCGAACTTTACCAACAGCTCAACCTCGACGAAGCCGAATACATCTACATGCTGCTCGACGGTGAGAAGGCCGCTGACGTCCTGCTCGAACTCGACGAGGACGACCGCAAAAAGATGCTGAAACAGCTGCCCAGCGAAGTCATCGCCAAGCAGTTTATCGACTACATGGACTCCGACGACGCCGTAGACCTGATCCGCGAAATGGACGAGGACGCCCAGGAGGAGATTCTCTCGCACATCGACGACGTGGAACAGGCGGGCGACATCGTCGACCTGTTGAAATACGACGAGGACACCGCCGGCGGTCTCATGGGTACCGAGATGGTGGTGGTGAACGAAAACTGGAGCATGCCCGAATGCGTGAAGCAGATGCGTATCCAGGCCGAAGAGCTGGGCGAACTCTACTACGTCTACGTAGTCGACGACGACGACCGCCTCAAAGGCGTCTTCCCCCTCAAAAAGATGATTACCAACCCCTCGGCCTCAAAAATCAAGCATGTCATGCGCAAGGACCCCGTATCGGTCAAGACCGACACCCCCATCGAAGAGGTGGCCGTCACCTTCGAGAAATACGACCTGGTAGCCGTGCCGGTCATCGACAGCATCGGCCGGCTGGTGGGGCAGATTACCGTCGACGACGTGATGGACGAGGTGCGCGAACAGTCGGAACGTGAGTACCAGCTGGCATCGGGTCTGTCGCAAGACGTCGAATCGAACGACACCGTCTTCACCCAGACGGCTGCCCGCCTGCCGTGGCTGCTCATCGGCATGTTCGGTGGACTGGCCAACTCGGTCATTCTCGGCAACTTCGAGGCCAACATCGCCCGCAACCCCGCCACCGCACTCTTCATTCCCCTCATAGGCGGTACCGGTGGAAACGTGGGCATACAGTCGTCGGCCATCGTCGTGCAGGGTCTGGCCAACGGAAAACTCGACATGAAGACCGCCGGCAAGCAACTCTTCAAGGAGTTGGGCGTAGCCCTTATCAACGCCTGTATGATTTCGTTGCTCGTTTTCGTCTACAACTGGTTCTTCCTCGACAACATGGCCACCACCGTGTCGGTATCGCTGTCGCTCTTCGCCGTCGTCATCTTCGCCTCGATATTCGGTACCCTCGTACCCCTCACCCTTGAACGGTTCAAAATCGACCCCGCCATCGCCACAGGCCCCTTCATCACCATTACCAACGACATCATAGGCATGCTCATCTACATGAGCATCAGCTATATGCTTGCCCCATAAACGATGCAAAACGAAAAAATTTACAACGTTTTATCCATTTCAATCGTTATTATCTTTATTTTTGTCCATGCAATTGAGAAATTGAGACTAAGATTTAACCGACATAAACTCAAAAATGAAAAGAAGCATACTGGATATCTCGGACTTACAAGACATTATTCCCCAACTGAACAACGAGTGGGGAGCCAAACTGCTCAAACAGCTGATCAAAATATGTAAAGTCGACGATATCAATGCCCTGTACGGACGACACTGCGACCTGCGAGGGGCCGATTTCGTCAACGCCATCATCGACGATTTGGACATCACCTGCCGAATCGACAACGAAGAGGTGCTCGACCACCTGCCCGAAGGCTCGTTCGTCACCATCTCCAACCACCCGTTCGGAGCCCTCGACGGCGTCATCATCATCAAGCAGATTGCCTCGCGCCGACCCGACTACAAGGTGATGGTCAACTGGATACTCGGCTACATCAAAGCCATGTCCGACAACTTCATTGCCGTAGACCCCTACTCCAACCCCGACCACCGCATCGTCTCACTCAACGGCATACGCGAAGCCCTCATGCAGGTCAAAAACGGCCACCCCCTCGGGTTCTTCCCGGCAGGAGCCGTGTCGCGGCTCAAATGGAGCCTTAAAATCGAGGACCGGGAGTGGCAGCCCAACATCATACGCCTTATCCAGCAGATAAAGAAACCCGTGATTCCCGTCTATTTCCACGGGCACAACTCCCTGCTATACAATCTGCTGGGACTAATCAGCTGGCAACTGCGCGCCATGCGCCTCCCCGCCGAAGTCTTCAAGAAAGAACACAAGACCATACACTTGACTGTGGGCAACATCATCTCGCCCGAAACTCAGGCCCAATATCGCACCACCGAAGAGTTGGGGGCTTTCCTCCGTCAGGAAACCGACAAGTTGAGAAAGGTAAAATAACAGCCTTGAATGCGTACAACACTATGACTGGCCTCCTGTTTCCCTATCTTTGGATAGGAGATAGGAGGTGAGCCGTCATGATCTATCCTGAAAATTGCATTTTCACTTGTCTCTGCTCTCGCCTTTCGCTATCTTTGTAGAAGATAGGATTCGGCTCGGTATAGCCAAACTCGGAAACTACGTTTTCATTTGTCTCTGCTCACACCTTTCACTATCTTTCCATAAAATAGGAGGCGGATCGGCATAATCAAACCGAGAAAACTTCGTTTTCCGTTTGTCTCTGCTCTCGCCTTTCACTATCTTTGTAGACCTAATGATTTCAAGAGATATGATTCCCGCAGAAGTACAGCAAACCAAACAGCGATTCGGCATCATAGGAAATGCCCCGGGGTTGATACGCGCCATCACCCGGGCTCTGCAAATCGCTCCCATCGACCTAGCCGTGCTCATCACCGGAGAGAGTGGTGCCGGAAAAGAGTTTTTCCCGCAGATCATTCATGCCAACAGCTCGCGCAAGCATGGGAAATATATTGCCGTC
It contains:
- the mgtE gene encoding magnesium transporter, producing the protein MEKFTPEYIQNVQQIIKNDEKDKARELLKDLHPADIAELYQQLNLDEAEYIYMLLDGEKAADVLLELDEDDRKKMLKQLPSEVIAKQFIDYMDSDDAVDLIREMDEDAQEEILSHIDDVEQAGDIVDLLKYDEDTAGGLMGTEMVVVNENWSMPECVKQMRIQAEELGELYYVYVVDDDDRLKGVFPLKKMITNPSASKIKHVMRKDPVSVKTDTPIEEVAVTFEKYDLVAVPVIDSIGRLVGQITVDDVMDEVREQSEREYQLASGLSQDVESNDTVFTQTAARLPWLLIGMFGGLANSVILGNFEANIARNPATALFIPLIGGTGGNVGIQSSAIVVQGLANGKLDMKTAGKQLFKELGVALINACMISLLVFVYNWFFLDNMATTVSVSLSLFAVVIFASIFGTLVPLTLERFKIDPAIATGPFITITNDIIGMLIYMSISYMLAP
- a CDS encoding lysophospholipid acyltransferase family protein; protein product: MKRSILDISDLQDIIPQLNNEWGAKLLKQLIKICKVDDINALYGRHCDLRGADFVNAIIDDLDITCRIDNEEVLDHLPEGSFVTISNHPFGALDGVIIIKQIASRRPDYKVMVNWILGYIKAMSDNFIAVDPYSNPDHRIVSLNGIREALMQVKNGHPLGFFPAGAVSRLKWSLKIEDREWQPNIIRLIQQIKKPVIPVYFHGHNSLLYNLLGLISWQLRAMRLPAEVFKKEHKTIHLTVGNIISPETQAQYRTTEELGAFLRQETDKLRKVK